In one window of Candidatus Sulfuricurvum sp. RIFRC-1 DNA:
- a CDS encoding efflux transporter outer membrane subunit: MNNTSLSLSILTAFLLGGCAIGPDYVRPNVAIPENFLEQDKNKTVQQSINIQWWKSFQDESLNHAIEEALRTNYDLQSSQASVDALLGKFDQAKSYLYPQINASASLDRKAVDNASNGGYQLREGITSTYAGSLSLASYEIDLFGKVRRANESARAALLSSEYSSQTLQLSVVSNVAASYIKLSSLQGQIDLAKENLMLTDEIVKLNELKYKHGVIAEPVLLQSLSEHESAKATLSQLEASKITEESSYNLLLGRNPTSVSTSVLGTITIPEIPANLSANLLNKRPDIAAAEQNLIAANARIGVARAAYFPSIKLTGMLGVQSLELSSFVSNPARIWEIAPAISIPIFSAGRIEGEIKSAEADRNQSLAAYKKSIISAFNDTDNALGQTAKAKEQITYQTARSNAIQKALMQSKLRYQVGTITYSDMLLVQQQWLQASQQLLITKQNLLIATISLYKALGGGWSEDQTPPLPNLLPAGR, translated from the coding sequence ATGAATAACACATCATTAAGTCTTAGCATTCTGACTGCCTTTCTACTGGGAGGATGCGCCATCGGGCCCGATTACGTTCGTCCCAATGTGGCTATACCGGAAAACTTTTTAGAGCAGGATAAAAATAAGACGGTTCAACAAAGTATAAATATCCAATGGTGGAAAAGCTTTCAAGACGAATCACTTAACCATGCCATCGAAGAGGCCCTTCGTACAAACTACGACCTGCAATCTTCCCAGGCTTCCGTTGATGCACTTCTGGGTAAATTCGATCAGGCAAAATCGTATCTCTACCCTCAAATCAATGCTTCCGCTTCATTGGACCGAAAAGCAGTTGATAATGCCTCTAACGGAGGTTATCAGCTACGTGAGGGGATTACATCAACGTATGCCGGATCGTTATCACTCGCAAGTTACGAAATTGATCTGTTTGGAAAAGTGCGTCGTGCGAATGAGTCTGCTCGTGCAGCACTCCTCTCCAGTGAATATTCATCCCAGACACTCCAACTCTCCGTAGTATCCAATGTGGCGGCATCTTATATCAAACTCTCGTCCTTACAAGGGCAGATTGATTTAGCGAAAGAGAACCTCATGCTCACCGATGAAATTGTTAAACTCAATGAGCTCAAATACAAACACGGTGTTATTGCCGAGCCGGTTTTGTTACAATCGTTATCCGAGCATGAGAGTGCCAAAGCGACACTCTCACAGCTTGAAGCTTCTAAAATTACCGAAGAGTCCTCTTATAATCTCCTTTTAGGACGAAATCCGACCTCCGTTAGCACTTCTGTGTTAGGCACCATTACCATTCCTGAAATACCTGCAAACTTGAGTGCAAATCTTTTAAATAAACGCCCAGACATTGCAGCGGCAGAACAAAATTTGATTGCAGCAAATGCACGAATCGGTGTTGCGCGAGCCGCTTACTTTCCGAGTATAAAGCTAACAGGGATGTTAGGAGTACAAAGTTTGGAACTGAGCAGTTTTGTCTCCAACCCGGCACGAATATGGGAAATCGCTCCAGCCATCAGCATCCCTATTTTCTCTGCAGGACGGATTGAAGGTGAGATTAAAAGTGCGGAAGCCGATCGGAATCAAAGCCTAGCTGCGTATAAAAAAAGTATTATCAGTGCGTTTAATGACACCGATAATGCCCTAGGACAAACCGCCAAAGCAAAAGAGCAAATCACCTATCAAACTGCACGATCCAATGCAATTCAAAAAGCTCTCATGCAAAGTAAACTGCGCTATCAAGTCGGCACAATTACCTACAGCGATATGCTTCTTGTACAACAACAATGGCTCCAAGCGTCTCAACAGCTGCTGATTACAAAACAAAATCTTCTGATTGCCACTATTTCACTTTACAAAGCATTAGGAGGGGGATGGAGTGAAGATCAAACTCCTCCATTGCCAAACCTTCTCCCAGCAGGACGATAA